One segment of Verrucomicrobiia bacterium DNA contains the following:
- a CDS encoding TraR/DksA C4-type zinc finger protein, whose translation METRKQAGPPQKPRAATQDVVGADRSPERIRPKWRSHYNRLVELREHLLRHQADLSKDAIEEQPGFSTHMADAGTDTYDRDLALGMLSSQQDALYEIDEALNRIRNGSYAICELSGKPIEPSRLEAIPWTRFSLAAEKQLESQGGFKRARLGPRETVVRTSTKAPEES comes from the coding sequence ATGGAAACAAGGAAGCAGGCAGGCCCGCCCCAGAAGCCTCGGGCGGCTACGCAGGATGTAGTCGGAGCCGACCGCTCCCCTGAGCGTATTCGCCCCAAGTGGCGTTCCCATTATAACCGCCTGGTTGAATTGCGCGAGCATCTGCTGCGCCATCAGGCAGACCTTTCCAAAGATGCCATCGAAGAACAGCCGGGGTTCAGCACCCACATGGCCGATGCGGGCACCGATACTTACGACCGGGACCTCGCGTTGGGAATGCTCTCCTCTCAGCAGGACGCGCTCTACGAGATTGACGAGGCTTTGAATCGCATTCGCAACGGCAGTTACGCTATTTGCGAACTCTCAGGCAAACCCATCGAGCCGAGCCGTCTCGAAGCCATTCCCTGGACCCGTTTCAGCCTGGCTGCCGAAAAACAACTCGAAAGCCAAGGAGGCTTTAAGCGCGCCCGATTGGGACCCCGAGAGACCGTGGTTAGGACCTCAACCAAGGCGCCCGAGGAAAGCTAA